In the genome of Cryptococcus neoformans var. neoformans B-3501A chromosome 5, whole genome shotgun sequence, the window CATCAGAACTTCTCGCGCCTGTAAGGATGCAGACGCAGATCGTGAAAACACGCATGGGATCAAGTGAAGAATGGTAAATTTGAGGAATTACTCGTCAGCATTATTCAATCAAACTCTTCAAAAATCTCTCAATAGCAACCATGGATATCCAATGCACGCCATGTTtccaaaaaagaagaagcgtgGCTAGCACCATCAAACACAAGCTCGCTTGCTGACTATCAACTCCCGCCCGAGCCTTTTGGTGAAGAGGCCCAGCGCCAATTATCCTCCATCCACCTTGGCAAACCAAAACTTGCTGCCACCGCATATGCGTAGTTCTCGGTTCCAAGAACGAGTCCCCATAAACCTTCCTTTTCACAACGTAGCTGCTGCTGATATCCCAGACCGTCATAATCTCAAGGTCCTACTTACCTTATCGCATAGCTTCTTTACTTCGGGCTCGCTCAGAGGCTTGCATTGCATCAATTGTGCGATCCAGGCATCCACATCGTCGTTGGCCGCCATCTTGCTCTAGCTGTCTGAGACGCTGCTTTGAGGAAAGGAGGGGTTGGGTTGATAGGTTGTTGGTGTTTGTCCAGAGTCTTTCTCGTGTTCGAATTCTTCGCTGTGGTGCCTGAGTATTGTGCAATATGTTGTGCGCTAGGTGTTGCTGTAAGCGGATGTAGGAAGCAGTAGGAAAACGGAAGTTAGGAGCACGGAATAGATAAATATAAGGAAGTGCCGTGTAGACAGACACCTCGAATCACTGGAGCAACCACAGCGTCACTACGCGCGTCCGTCACATAACGCCGATTTTCCCCGCAGGAGGCACTCGCTCCATCTGTTCCCAACGAATTCTTACGTAACAGACCACTTGCCGTTCATCGACGGTCGGTTTCAGCagcaataataataaattACCATTGACTTTTGCGACTCAGCTCCTTTCATAGAGGGGTCATACAGATGAGAATACGAAGTACGCGATCTGTTACGTATTTAACCGTAGTTCACCACCATAACCCGCAAGTCACAAAAGCTCCTTCATAATTTTTATATGCATTTTCTTTTACATGTCGAAATCGATCTTCGACGCTGGTCATCGATTTACAAGTTCCCCACTAGCACTACTCCTCAACTACTGCGCTACCGCCACTTCCAACCCCCCTGCCTCTAGTGAATCCTCTTGAACCACCCCTGAAaccccctcttccccttggTCCACCGTTTGGAGCGCCTCCGCGAGCGGACGCAGGAACACCATTGTGGGTACCCCGATGAGCGAAGGGGGCGCCGTTCGCagcacctcttcccctgaCGGCACCGATACCAGACTTGTTGTTCATGTTTTGTGCCTTTCCTCGAATAGGGGGATTGGTAGGTATTGCCTGGTGAACGGAAGCATGGGAATGGACCACCGGAAGGTTTCCCTGAGCCTGAACGTGAGTGACGTGACTGGAATCACGATTGTCATTGACCACAGGACCAGGGCCCAGTCGCAAACCTCCAAGCAAGTTGGACAATTGATCTCGGTGACTAACGGGCTGTTGCTGAACAGGCTGAGGTCGGACACCCTTCGCCACGCCGCTATACTTCAGATGGCCGTTGCTACCGACAACAGTGGTGCTTTGAGTAGAGTGAACAGTCTTGGGTTTCTGCAAAATGTGATGTGTAGTTGTCGCAGTTTGCTGACGGCCCGGCACCGACGGCTGGTAATGCTGCATAGGTACAGCAGGGCGAGGTCCAAGTTGAGGTCTGAAGACATTTTGAGGAACAGGCTTCGGTCCAGCTCTCTCGGAGACAGTGAATTGGGGACGAGTTAAATTGAGGCAGGACGAGAATGGTACAGTTGACCCGCGGTAAGGCGAACACTTCCCCTGGAGAGTAGAACCACCCATGAAGCCATTGTCCCAGATTACATCAACGGTCCTCATTCCAAGACCGACCACAACACCCCTCATGCCTGTTGGCACCCCTCCCGCGGCGGGGTCCTGCACCATAACGACTCGGTGGCCAGGTTCAAAAACTTGACCTTGAAGTCGATAAATGGCTTGTGCGGGCTTCAAAAGGGTCTGGCGTGGAACATTGTCCAaacgcttcttcttgatcgaTTGGAAGGTTTTCTTAGACAAAATGTCGTCGGCAAGTTTTTCAACTATCTGGCAGGTTTCCTGAAAGGCGGACGCTCATTAGTGAAAAGTCTATACCATGCGCCTGTGCCTTAACTAGGCTTACCGCTTCAAGCTGATCGGCAAACAACGACACGGATTCCAAATCATTCAGtccttcatccttcaacCACTTCTTCATGCCCTTGATAACAGTATCAGGGTCCTCCGCAGTGGGGCAAAGTTCCTTGCTTTTGACCAGGTCTCCTCCCCTGTTCTCCAGATGCTTGAACACCTCAGGGAAAGCCTTCTTGTACGCCTCCAGCACTTGAGCAGTCTTCTCGCTGAACTCCCAGCCTCGATCGTTTCTCTTCGAGTAACCGAGAACCTTAAGACCGCGAGACTCAAACTTGAGCGAAAGTCCAATATTGGTCTTCGAGCCATCACCGAGTTGAACGAGCAAAGTAGACGTGATGCGAGAAAGAGCGAGGGCGGAGATACCAAGACGACGGGATAGGATTGGTGAAGGCCACCACTTGCCCGCAGGTCGATGGGCGACAGCCTTCATGAATCTGAGGGTTTCCTCcgtttcctcttcaaagtACTATGTCATCTCGTAAGCACTATATAGACATGAAATAATGGAACTTGGAACTCACTGCAAGAATCACGCTTAACGTCTGAGCTTCCTCATTGACCGCCGAGACCTGCGCTGCGAGACCGTAATGCATATCACCGAGGAAAAGAACTTTTTCTCCAACAGGGAAGTCAACCTTCAAGTCAGGCGGAGCTCGTTCCTGTTCAATACGGTCAAAAACCCATACTGCCCATAGACGGCGTAAACAACTCACCAGGAAACGTTCATCTTCAAATGTGACCTGTGAGACAGCCACCTGGTACGCTTGGACGATCTCCTTTTCTGGGGTTTCGTAGTCCTTGACAAGTGCACCGTTATCGAGGTGTTTCAAGCCTTTTAATATTATCAGCTAGATGTTACAGAGCCGATGATAGATACATACCCTTAAGCGGTCTGATATGCAACAATACTTCCACACCCCCAATAATCACGCCGTACCTCCTTGAATAATGCCTCTCCACATGGTCTGCCTGTCGCCTCCATTTGACCGCATCCTGATGGGGCATATGTACAACTCGAAGAGACTTGCCAACTTGCTGCAAGGTGTACTTGAACATATCATCTGAAACAGCAGCGACGATACCTTCCTGGAGATAAGGCCAAGAGTGGAAGGTCCTTTGGCCGAGAACGTTTCGAGCTATCTCAGAAGTCTTGGGAAGTTCATCTTTGCCAATGATGGTGATCACCATAGAAGGATTCTTACTATCAGACTGGAAGACGTTGACACCATGGTAGTCAAGGGTACCATTGTGGGGAAGAGTGTCGAGAGATGGGAAACCAGCAAGCGCGGAAACACCAAGTTGAACACCTTCAACTAGACCAAAGATGAGCTGGACGTCGCCACCAAGGACTGGGAGATTAAATGGGGAAGCACGGCAATGGCTTCGAGTGAGCTCAGGGAAAACACCCgggaaagatgatgggTAATTTTCATCGATCTCAGGATCGTAAACAAATTGAGTACTGAGCACACCGCTCTTGTTCCGCTCTCTCTCCTCGGGAGTGAGACGAACATCACGAGCTGATCATCAAAATTAGTTTGACATTATGTTTCTAAAACCTAAAATTACTTACCGGCCATGGCCTTCAACAACCTGTTTTGATCGATGAATGGGATCTTTACCACAGCCTCCCAATCCTGCTTTTTGCCATTCATATCCAATTCAAAGTTCCGGGGATAAAAGTCGATGATCGGGGAGGTTTCCTCATACATGAGGTCCTGTCAAAAAGAATCAGAGATAACAACGGCTTATGATGCGGAAATCACTGACTCTGTATGCCAATGGAACATGATCCATACTATCTACAGGCAAAACACCCATAAGTTGTTGGAAAGGAGTGAAGGGTTTGCCATAGTCAAATTCAAACTTCATATCAGCAACTCCCTTCAAATCTGCGTCCACTGATCAGCGGCAAGCAAACAACATTGAACAGTCGCATATACTTACCAGTGATACGGGGAGAGTAGTGATATTTGTAGAACCAGCCCCAGCTTGAAACGCCCTTGTAGTAATAGTTGAGGATCCATTGAAGACCTTCAATATAGTGGTGTACAAGGTCCTGCATTTGAGCTGGGTCGTTGTAGTTGATCTCAAGTTTATCCTAGGCGAGCTATCAGTTACGGAAGTCAAGATAAGGACAATGACAACGCACGTGATAATATTGCCTCTTTATATCATCCATGGCTTCCTTCAGTTTCTCGTCCATCGACTTCTCAACATCTTCCGGATACGTATCGACGACTGCAGCTTTGCTCCAGTTACGGAAAACTCTCTGAACTGCTAGCTtgccttcatcctccatttcaTCGCTTTCCcaatctccatcttcctctttgccGTCCGCACTTCCATCTTGGCTCACACCTTCCATGTTGAAAGTGCAGACGATCAAGGATTGACCATAATCGTCAACTT includes:
- a CDS encoding hypothetical protein (HMMPfam hit to XRN_N, XRN 5'-3' exonuclease N-terminus, score: 507.9, E(): 9.4e-150), which translates into the protein MGIPKFFRWISERYPLTSQLITPNSIPTFDNLYLDMNGIIHNCSHPPSTENDPHFRITEEQMILAIFAYIDHLFTKIKPQKVFFMAIDGVAPRAKMNQQRSRRFRAGKDARDQREKAEKNGEKLPDEKAFDSNAITPGTPFMARLSQHLKYYVRKRISEDADWRSIRVILSGHDVPGEGEHKIQEFIRLNKAQPDYNPNTRHCLYGLDADLIMLGLLSHDPHFCLLREEVTFGRKSRQNTELANTNFFLLHLSLMREYLDLEFSSLQTQISFEYDLERIIDDFILMAIFVGNDFLPHLPDLHINEGALERIWGMYKDILPTIDGYINEHGTISLPRLQLLLDKLAEFEVKRFEDDLLDQVHFSGNHTRDTMVIEKARKKNRKVITKYQQKVLNQLRSFIEKQQNQPNPTHRLELINTQDKRDNAFVQELADELHLHTTWDEVDDYGQSLIVCTFNMEGVSQDGSADGKEEDGDWESDEMEDEGKLAVQRVFRNWSKAAVVDTYPEDVEKSMDEKLKEAMDDIKRQYYHDKLEINYNDPAQMQDLVHHYIEGLQWILNYYYKGVSSWGWFYKYHYSPRITDLKGVADMKFEFDYGKPFTPFQQLMGVLPVDSMDHVPLAYRDLMYEETSPIIDFYPRNFELDMNGKKQDWEAVVKIPFIDQNRLLKAMAARDVRLTPEERERNKSGVLSTQFVYDPEIDENYPSSFPGVFPELTRSHCRASPFNLPVLGGDVQLIFGLVEGVQLGVSALAGFPSLDTLPHNGTLDYHGVNVFQSDSKNPSMVITIIGKDELPKTSEIARNVLGQRTFHSWPYLQEGIVAAVSDDMFKYTLQQVGKSLRVVHMPHQDAVKWRRQADHVERHYSRRYGVIIGGVEVLLHIRPLKGLKHLDNGALVKDYETPEKEIVQAYQVAVSQVTFEDERFLERAPPDLKVDFPVGEKVLFLGDMHYGLAAQVSAVNEEAQTLSVILAYFEEETEETLRFMKAVAHRPAGKWWPSPILSRRLGISALALSRITSTLLVQLGDGSKTNIGLSLKFESRGLKVLGYSKRNDRGWEFSEKTAQVLEAYKKAFPEVFKHLENRGGDLVKSKELCPTAEDPDTVIKGMKKWLKDEGLNDLESVSLFADQLEAETCQIVEKLADDILSKKTFQSIKKKRLDNVPRQTLLKPAQAIYRLQGQVFEPGHRVVMVQDPAAGGVPTGMRGVVVGLGMRTVDVIWDNGFMGGSTLQGKCSPYRGSTVPFSSCLNLTRPQFTVSERAGPKPVPQNVFRPQLGPRPAVPMQHYQPSVPGRQQTATTTHHILQKPKTVHSTQSTTVVGSNGHLKYSGVAKGVRPQPVQQQPVSHRDQLSNLLGGLRLGPGPVVNDNRDSSHVTHVQAQGNLPVVHSHASVHQAIPTNPPIRGKAQNMNNKSGIGAVRGRGAANGAPFAHRGTHNGVPASARGGAPNGGPRGRGGFRGGSRGFTRGRGVGSGGSAVVEE